One Phaseolus vulgaris cultivar G19833 chromosome 11, P. vulgaris v2.0, whole genome shotgun sequence genomic window carries:
- the LOC137838210 gene encoding uncharacterized protein, whose amino-acid sequence MDSVVPANTAAVKASFTGVEDPEAHLTAFHTQMMLSGGSDAVYCKVFMSTLSGTALEWFVSLPTGHITTFQQFSKMFVEQYIVNKAPPLVSYDLFDVRQYQGESLKFFLNRFRAQIIRLSGKDEETFVHAFKKGVLPGPFSESLIRSHPATFAEIRRRAVAHIAAESEVSEKRGNVAPAKPRAQTRVQPQRVMEVAAGKRDQRMRHPYDPKKNKGKEPGRPRETNRPPRYEFVMGLVDLIAIPNIAARLKVPEKTTEKVLGPKPNSWCEFHKSFGHSINSCLALGYQLTELVKCGFLKDYLLEKQAGQSTVSQTAGNEGQQHEVPIHGEIHTIASGFSGGGCTASQRKKYARSVMSVEIF is encoded by the coding sequence atggactcggtggtcccggCCAATACGGCGGCGGTGAAGGCGTCTTTCACCGgtgtggaggaccctgaggctcatctcacggcgtttcacacccagatgatgctctcagggggGTCGGACGCAGTctattgtaaggtgttcatgagcactcttagTGGAACAGCGTTGGAATGGTTCGTCAGTTtacctactggccacattaccacgtttcaacagttttccaagatgtttgttgagcagtatatagtgaacaaggcaccaccattggtgtcttacgacctgttcgacgtgaggcagtaccaaggggagtccctgAAGTTTTTCCTGAACAGATTCAGAGCTCAGATAATCCGCTTGTCAGGTAAAGACGAGGAAACGTTTGTacatgccttcaagaagggtgtGTTGCCCGGACCCTTTAGTGAGTCGCTTATCAggagtcaccccgccacgtttgctgaaatccggcgacgtgccgtggctcacatcgccgctgaAAGCGAAGTCTCCGAGAAAAGGGGAAATGTGGCCCCAGCTAAGCCGCGCGCCCAGACGAGggtccagccgcagagggtaaTGGAGGTAGCAGCGGGGAAGAGGGACCAAAGGATGCGTCATCCTTATGACCCTAAGAAGAATAAGGGGAAGGAGCCGGGGCGGCCCAGAGAGACTAATCGCCCACCAAGGTATGAGTTCGTGATGGGGTTGGTtgatctgatcgccatcccgaATATTGCTGCCAGGCTCAAGGTGCCTGAGAAGACAACAGAAAAGGTTTTGGGTCCAAAACCGAACtcgtggtgtgagttccacaagagctttggccactccatcaactcgtgtttggctctgGGATACCAACTCACCGAGTTGGTCAAGTGTGGATTCCTGAAAGATTACTTGCTGGAAAAGCAAGCGGGCCAATCAACAGTTTCCCAAACGGCGGGCAATGAAggacagcagcacgaggtgcccattcacggtgagatccacaccatagctagTGGATTCTCAGGTGGAGGGTGCACTGCATCGCAACGCAAGAAGTACGCAAggtcggtgatgtcagtggaaaTTTTTTAG